DNA sequence from the Candidatus Fluviicola riflensis genome:
GAAGCAAAAAGGTCAAGGCTGTACGTCCTTCGCTTGAGAACTAAACGGCATTCCACTACCTGCACCCCAACTCGTATACGTCATTAACGAATTCTTTTACAAAGAATCCGATGACTGAACTCAAACAGGGGTTCGGTAACGTTCTATTTCGCTTGTTCTCTTACGCTGCGGACGTAATGCCTAAAGCCTCCTCAAGAAAGAGCTTCTAAGTTTTTCTGACTTCGCTTCTGGAAATGGCGTATGGTCCGTACTAAGAATTAAGTATCCGTAAAATCAGATTACACTAACGAATACATGAACTTAAAAACATGTCTTATAGAATGTATTCAATAATCGAAAACATGTTCAACTTCATATCCATCTTCTTTTACCCTTAATAACAAACGGTGCAGGTCCTTTATTTGTACAGCTAATAGAATCCGTTTCTTTTTCGGATCAGAAGGGATCGGTTGAGAGAAAATATTTTCAGTGTATGCAGTTGAAAAAAACTTATTTGAAGGTACCTTTAACGACACGAATATTGCGGTATTATTTCCCGCTATTTCCTCAAAGGTCAATCCATCCTTTGCCAACTGATCAATTTCTGTATTAAACCGCGCATAACGATTCAGTTGAAGAAGTGCACTTTTATCAGGATACATTTCTATAACGGTGTATTTTTTTTGACTCTTTTTTGGAAGTGATTTCACCAAAACCACTGTATGAGTATCGTCCGGACCATGCATGCTCTCTGCCCCCATTTTAATCAAATTTCCATAGCCCCATTTGACGATCAATTCAGAGGTGAGGTAGTACTTCCGTTCCATTTTTCGTAGAAAATGACCGTCAAACAAAGAGGTCTCAGTCCAAAGTCTTTTCAACCGGTCTTTGAAATCAAATTCATACCAGAAATTATCGTTGATGAACGTCACATAGTCCTGTGTGTATTGTGCGGTAAATTTATCTTCATCTGTTTCTACTGTTTTGGTGTCTGTAAGCCTCCCCACAACACGTTCATACCAAGCTTTTGTTATGTATTCGGCAGAAGAACTTGAATTAATGACATTAATCATCAGCTGATACTCTCCGTTGTGCTTGTATTTTGTGTGATTCGTATCGGTGTAGACTTTTACAATTTTATGAATATCCCAGATTTGAGCATTTTGTTTCATATAAGGAAAAGAAGTGGCTGTGGTATGCGCAAAGTAATCAGCTTGTTCTTTGGGACTGAACACCAAATACCACTCCGGAACACTTAGAATTGCCTGATCCACTCGCCTCCTGTATCTGGAAGGTGTTTGCGGGTTTTCATTCTTCGTTGTCCATTCCTCCGGAATCAGCATACCTTCTGCTTCCACATAGGTATTTGGCTTTTGCAAATAAAATGTCAGCGTAGCCAATGAAGATGAAAGAACCGTAAATAACAACAAGCGTTTCATAAGCTTAGTTTTTAGTAAATGCCAGCAAAGTATTGAGCGACGGATCGTTTAATTGTAAAATCCGGAAATTTAAATCCTTAAAACCCGCATTTTCAATTAATTCCACCCATTCTTTTACCGAATGGAAAGAACGGTATTCCGATTCGTTTTTCGCCCAGGACTCATGCAATCCAAGGTTAAAAACAGTATGAACCAATGATACAAAAACACGCATTTCTTCCGAATTCACATCATGATCACGAACAACAAAAAGTCCTCCCGGTTTGAGAACGCGCCTGATCGATTGCATAAAGTCAGTCAGCAACTCTGCCGGACAATGATGTAACCCTATATGGCAAGTAATGAGGTCGAGACTGCTATCCGGGATCTGATTCGGGATCGGTTTATAATCGAGGTGATAAAAAGTTCCGATCTTCCCGATTTTTCCCCGTTCCATAATATCAGTAATCCCATTATTCGGTGCCACATCATTCATTAGATAAACAGGTGCATTGACTGGGATGTGTTTTTTTAATTCACTGATGTATCTTCCGGTGGAACCGATTTCAAGGTATCCGTTTATTTCTTTGCGGCCGTTCAGAACAGAAAGTACCTGATTTGCCATTTCTTTTTTCTGTTTTTTCAATGCCGGTAAAGCATACGTCAAAGCCGAAAGAAAAGGTGAAATGCTTTTTAACTCTTTTTGAACAGCTTCATAAATTTCCCTGTCTGTAGTTAATTGAGTGGTTTTTTCTGCAAGCAGGTGATGAAATTTATCTTCCGGGTACAAATGAAATATTCCTTGAAGAAACTTATAAAAATTGTCACTCCATCTGATGTCGGAGAAAACGGATTTGAACTCGGATTGGGGCTTATTCATAAGAGGCTGTTGGATTATAGTATTTTTCCCATAGGGAATTTCTGAATTTATAATTCGGATCTACCTGTTGTTTCAAGCGGAATAGTTTTTTAGCATGTGGATAAGCTCTGTGAAACTGAGCTTCTGTTGCATGAAGCTGATAAGGCAAATAATAAGATCCGTCGGAATCCAAGACCGTATCCGTGAGTTCACGCGTCCAGATTCCTACGGTATTCTTGGCTTTTTCGTTCGTACTTTGCTTGTACCAGATAACAAAGGCAAATACTTCCCCCTCACTCCAACTGAGCAATGATTCCCGGTTTTGAATGGCATGACGAATTGATACATTAATCACATTCACCTTATATCGACGGAAAATCTCTGCCATTTTAACAGAAAAATCATCAAACTGATCAACAGGAACAAAATACTCTTGCAGAATATAGGAACTGTACTCCCGCGATGACGGTTCTAATTCAGCCAGATCATACCCGGCTTCGTAATTCCGCCAATGTACTTTTTTACGGCTATACAGGATCGGATCAATGATAAACTGCCTTCTCCATTTAGAAAAATTGCTCTTACTGAATGAACTGATAAAGAATCGTTCTACGGGATATTGTGAACGAAGTGTTATCAAACGTGATTTCTGAGTTGACTTCTTATTGGTTTTCTCCCAGGAAACGGCACGAATACGAGAAAAATCAGGTGGATAGAGATCTCCATTGTGAAAAATGACTTTTTCATTGTCACGGATATTCTTCCTAAAAAAATCCAGGTACTGATCCGTCCGCATCAGCTTCCATTTCCGTTCCAGTAATTCGTTCACAGTTAAGTCCAATTCCACAGCTACAATTACCGCAACTGCATTGTAGCATCCAATCACTGCTTCAAACAATTCCGGATGTTCTGTTCTTGAAACCGTTTTTAATTCTCCGTCGGCTGTAATAATATCCATTGAACGAACAGTCATTGCCAATGAACCGAAGCCAATGTATCTTCCGTGGCAATTTACACTCACCGATCCACCAACCGTAAAATTTGCATATGATTGCATTACTTTGACACTCAAGTTTTTCGAATCAATGTATTTTTGAATATCACACCAACGGATTCCCGCTTCTACTTTAATCACTTTCTCTTCCGGTGAAAATGAGAGCACACGGTTCATGGTTCTCATGTCGATATGAATTCCATAAGAACTAGCGGTATGTCCACCCATGCTAAACCGACCTCCTCCAACAGAAATGTGTGTTGAAGTGTTTCGAATAATCTCCTGAACAGTTTCCACCGAATCGGGAACGAACACCTTCGAAACCAAAACAGGGTTTAACCTCGATACATCATTCACGATCTTCTCGCCTGTTTTTAAATGCTTAATGTACTCCGCATCCGGATTTTTGTAGTAATCGGAAGCAAGATTCGGGCTGGGGCCAAACTTATTTCCCCTCTTTTTACCTCTTCCGAATCCAAGGATCAGAAATAGTGTCAGCGGGCCGAAAACAGGAATCAGGATTAGCCAAAGCCAGTAACCAGACATGCCCACATCATGCAGACGCTTATTTGCTGTGCAAAACAAAGCCCAATACAACAAGGGGTACAAGATCCATGTTGTGGTTTCGGAAAGGCCGTTTTGCAGTAAATTATACAAGGTATAAAAGGCGGTCCAAATAAATACCGAAGCCAGCCAATACGTCCGCCGGTTGATTCTTCCTCTTTGGGTGAAGAGCAAGTACGAAATGGGCAGTTGTTTTTGATAATTCATACCGGTGTTAAATGTACAAGAAATTCGGTTTGATGCTTCTTGTTGGATCCCTTATCCATACAAAAAAACGTAGTCTGCCAGTTTTAATACCATGGCAGTTTAATGAAATTCCCATTCCAACAAAAAAGGACGATCCATCTGCCTTAGGCTAACGGACCGTCCTTTTAATTTCATCGTTCCAGATTATCCCATAAAAACAATGATAAACGAAACCACCAATAATGACAATAAGTGATACGATGTATTGATCAGGAATAACTTCCATGATTTCATTTCCCATGAAACCGTGTTGAGGTCAACAGGAACGAAAAATCCGAGCCATGTAAATACCGCAGACATGGTGGCCATCAAAGCAGGTGTCATCATTTCAGAAGCCGGTTGGTTCCATGTTTCCGGATTCCATACGGCAATGTTATGTGCCAAAACCCAGGCCATCAGAAAATTTCCGACCACCATCAGGAACATACTTCTTACAAAAAAAGCAGTGGATGGTTTTTGATCGAGGTTCAGTCCCATTTCTCTGGCCCACACTTTTCCGAAAAGTGGTGTGTACCAAATAAAACCGAGAAAGAAATTTGCCACTACAGCAACGGCAATGGCGACGAAATTAATGTGAATGTTTGGTTCCATACTAGTATTTTTTTAATGTTTGACATATCAAACGAAAAAGCCGGAAGAAGGTTTCGAATAATCAATACAACGTTGTTTTTCTATCGATTTAAGTCTAATTCGTTGAAATTCAAGCACAAAAAAAAGCCCTGAGTTATCTTCAGAGCTTTCAAATCGGTTTTTTTCGAAATTTAATTCATCGAATGCAAGGCCAGTTTATTCCCTTCCGTATCAATGAAATGTGCCATGAATCCATTACTACCAATAGAAGTTTTCGGCATCAGTACTTTACCACCGGCAGCTTCAATCCTTGAAAGCGGTCCGCTCAAATCATCACCACCATTGAGATAAATCACGGGTCCGGTCATTGAAGGTTCAAATCCTTCGCCCTGAACAATTCCGCCACCCACTCCATTTTGCATGTCGCACGGAAGAATTCCGTATTTGTAGTCAGGATGCGGCATTTCCTGGATCTCCGCATCGAAAAGCTTTCCGTAAAATGCTTTCGCTCTGTCGAAATCTTTGACTGGAATTTCGAACCAGTTAATTGAATTGATCATATAATTGTGTTATTTGGTTTTCTTCTTGTAATCTTACTTTCCCAAGTTTGATCCTAATCCAAACCGTAGAAAAATATTCTTTTGTGCTAATAAAAGACAGGTGTAAATCTGATAAATCTATCCTACTTTTTTCTTGATAAAAAAGTAGGATAGATTTATCAAGGCTGTAAGTCCCAATCTTGAGAACCACGGCTTGTTTTGCTACCTCAGCCCAACTCGCAAAACGTCATTGACGGCTTGTTTTACAAACAATCCGATGACTGTGCTCAAACAGGGCATCGGTTACGCATAACGCACCTCGTTCTCTTGCGATTGTTACTTAATGCCATTCGAAGACCCCACTATTTGGTTTTCTTCTTTTTGGAGGCTTTTGCTTTGCTGTTAAATTCCAGTGACAAATTGATCCAATAATCGAAATCGGCGGCATTTTTCATTCCCGTGTCGTCAATCAGCACATATCCTTTCATCGGACGATTGGTGAAATCCATTGTCCGGCAGCCTTGTTTCTCAACAGCAGCGGCATGAAAATCAGGATCAATGCGGCACATCAATTCATCTTTGATGATCCCGACGCACATTTTTCCATTGTACATGAAGGTCAATCCGCCCATCATGGATTTTTCCTCAATATTTTCCAGATTGGCCAGTCGTTCACGAATACGATCTGCCAGTTTTTCATCGTAAGCCATGGAATAATATTAGTGAGTTTTCAGTTACGTTCCGAGCTTCAGAGAATATTTTTTTGTTACGATCTTATTACCGTGTAGGTGAAAAACTCCTTATCTCTCAACAACATCAACCATCAAAACCACCCCACTCTGAACCCTGATTCCGCTTCTTCTACCCGATTTCCATTTCGGCATTTTTTCAAAAACAGCTTTTAGCACTTGATCAACGTTTGCCGCATTTTCACCTTGAACTGACAGATATACAGGCTTACCTTCTTCCGTGATTTCAAAATGGATCCTGTATTTCCCCTCAAACGGAACATCACCGGAGGAAAATACCGATTGCAATTCAGGGATGATGTATTTCTCGAATTGATAATTTCCACCCGGGTATTCTGGACTCTCGGTTACATAAGCAATTATCTCATCATAAGGCATTTCCGCTACTTCATTCGAAATGGGCACTTTTAACAATGCCGGATGTTTGGTCGTTTTTACGAGTACTCCTTCGGCATTGTACTCACGCCATACAGCAACCGGTTTACCTTCTTTGAACCAGCTTTCTTTCAGCAACGTTCCTTTCGCGGAATAATTCCTGACCTGCGTCACCAATTGATTGAGGACCATCGTGTCATTCACCACCGAAGCAACGATGCCGTTTTTGTACAGCACAGAATCGTTCCCGGAACATTTAACGCTGAGGATTCCATCCGGAGTATAGAAATATTCGGTTTCATTCAGCAACTTTCGCCGGATGATGCCTTCTGGCGACCATTCGATCACCAGTGAATCGGGGCCTGTTATTTTTTTGTAGCACACTCTCGAGGGAATTCCGTCAGGATAATATTCCCGGTGCATGGACAAGGTGGTGGCAAAGCTTCCGTAATACAAATCACGTGGTTGTGTGACAGACACCCAAAAACTATCGATTGATTGGATGTTTCCTTTTTCGTCGCGCAATACAAGACGAGGTGAGGTAATTCGATCATTGTGCGTCAGAAAATTCCCCGACATGACGCCGTTTTGGTAAACAACCACGCTGTCATGCTCTTTTCCGTAAAACATTCTGACACGAACTCCGGGATCTCGTGTTCCCCATTCCTGTGTTTCGACCTGAAGATCAGTTATTTTCACCCAATTATTGCGGTTTACGTTGCCAAAGAGCTGTGCGTTGGCTTGG
Encoded proteins:
- a CDS encoding glyoxalase, which gives rise to MINSINWFEIPVKDFDRAKAFYGKLFDAEIQEMPHPDYKYGILPCDMQNGVGGGIVQGEGFEPSMTGPVIYLNGGDDLSGPLSRIEAAGGKVLMPKTSIGSNGFMAHFIDTEGNKLALHSMN
- a CDS encoding RNA methyltransferase — encoded protein: MAYDEKLADRIRERLANLENIEEKSMMGGLTFMYNGKMCVGIIKDELMCRIDPDFHAAAVEKQGCRTMDFTNRPMKGYVLIDDTGMKNAADFDYWINLSLEFNSKAKASKKKKTK